From the Synechococcus sp. Nb3U1 genome, the window TGCTGGATGAGACTTCGGGAGGGATCCCGCTCAGCCTTGAGGTGGTTACCCTCACTTGGCAGGATCGGCAGCGCTCGCGGCAACGACTGGTGAGCAATTGGGGTACGGAAATTCAGTTGATGCTGCCCCGTGGTACCCACCTCCAGGATGGGGATCTGCTCTATGCCGATGCGCAGCGGCAAATTCGCGTCAAGGCTCAAGCGGAGCTCGTACTTTTGATTCAGCCTGAGAATGTGATGCAAATGGGCCAGGTTCTCCATCAACTGGGCAACTGGCATCGCCCGGCGCAAATTTCTCCGGAAGGACAGGTGCTGGCATTGGCCGATGACCCGCTGCGGGATTGGTTGACCCATATGGGGATCCCGTTTCAAGAAGTTTCAAAGCCTTTCCACCCCAACTTGCTGGCTCACAGCCACTAGCTGGTTGATGGAGATTGGATAGAGATCCTGACCGGCTCACGATATCAGGGGATGAGCACAACCGGGGATCGCTTAAACGCGGGAATATCCGACTGGGGATCCTCGCAGGGGCGGATCAGGTGGTTGGCCTCAGGGTAGAACATCAGCACCGAGCCGGGTTTGATCGGGCCAAGAAGGATCTCGATGTTTTCCAGATACCCCGCGACTCCTCGGACGGTGACCCGTTGGTGCGCCTGGAGGCCAGTTCTAGCTACATCTTCGGGGTTCATCATCACGCAGTGGCGGTGGGGCATACCTCGATAGGGATCCGCCTCTTTGTAAACGACGGTGTTGTGCTGGCCATAGGCACGGGCGGTGATCAGGATGAAGGGATACCCCCCTTGGCTGGGATCCAACCCGACCGCCGCATGGGTTGGCGGATCCAACTGTGGTAGAGGCACAGGAAACATCTGGGCTTTGCCACTGGAGGTGGGCCAGGTGGCATTGTGGACAATACGGCCCTGAATGGTGAAGTCTTGCCGAGTTTGAGCGATGGTGGCAATGGCTCCATAGCCAGGAATGACGCGGGCGATCACCTGGCGAAGGTAGTCGGGATCCCCCATGCGGCTCCAGGGAACGGGGCTTTCTCCCAACAGCTGTTGGGCCAGGGTGCAGATGAATTGGAACTCGCTCACCACCTTGCTGCGATCCAAATGGGTTTTGCCCGGTTGGTTCAGGCGGACGAAATTGTTCCCTGACTCGACAGTGGTGGCAAAGGATTCTTCCCCTCGCGCCAGCACCGGCAGAAGCAGCGTTTGACGGGCTGCTAACCCCTGAAAGTGGCCGATATTGGGTTTGGTG encodes:
- a CDS encoding urease accessory protein UreE, with product MAEDPHPPATEAEAPSVITVLQLLDETSGGIPLSLEVVTLTWQDRQRSRQRLVSNWGTEIQLMLPRGTHLQDGDLLYADAQRQIRVKAQAELVLLIQPENVMQMGQVLHQLGNWHRPAQISPEGQVLALADDPLRDWLTHMGIPFQEVSKPFHPNLLAHSH